Genomic window (Mycoplasmopsis citelli):
AGAACAAATTGAAACAAAATTTTTGAAAATTATAATACTTGGAAAGAAACATATTTAAATAAACCTCAATTATTTGATTATTCAGAAGATATACAGGATTGAAATAATTTATTTTCTATAAAATCAGATGATATTTATACATGAACATCTGATAACAAAAAATACCAACATGATATTACTTAAAAGATTTTTATATTTATAAATTACAAGAGCAAATTAAGTTATATGAACAATATCCTTACTATCTTCAACCTTTAGAAAGATTAAAAAAACTTTTATATTACTACCAAAATAATTATGATGAATTAGTGAATTTTCAATGAGGAATAGATAAAAATAATAAGTTCTCGCTAGACCCTAGCAAATACTATAGTGGAAATTATCAATTAGTTCAAATTAATGACGAATACATTAAAAACTGACTTAAATACTATCAAAGATGAAATTGAATTTTTGTAAATAAAGAAGAGCAAATCACAAAATTGAAGATAAAAATATTCAAGCTTTAAAAATAGATGAAAAATTTAAAGATAATAAAATAATTAGTGATTATATGAAAAGACAAATTAACTTTGCTCCAGATATTTATGATGAGCTTTGAACCGCAAACCCACAACATCCCGAAAAAGTAAATATAAATGATGTTAAAAAGCAAAACTCTAAAGAACTGTACACAAAATACGAAAATACTAATATTCAAACAATAGACGAAATAAATAAATTAAATTTAAAATTTAATAATTTTAAAAATACATTAAATTTTGAGCCTAAAAAAATTAACGTCGAAAACAAGGAATACGAATTTTATGATACTAGCCAATTGAAACATTTTGATTACGAAAAATTTTATAAATATCAAAATTTTTTATCACTAAAAGACAAACGTGGTATAGGTTCTTTGAATACTTTCAATATCTATAATAATTTATTATGAGAGCGGCCAAACTTATTTTCTGATGGTTTATATAAATCTATATATTCAGAACTAATAAAACCTGTTCATAAAAGAACAAAAGATAATAATTATATAGTAGATCGTACAATCCCTCTAACCGAAGAAGAAATTAAACAAGGCAAAAGCACTTTTACTGACGCAAAATGAATTAACCCAATTCCCGAATACAAAAAATGATTTAATCATTGAAAAGAAATTTTACCTAAAATTATCAATAATACTTGAGATGATAAAACCAAAATCAAAGCAGTAGCTTATTATATTGCTACTAATTCTTTATATCTATCTCCTATAAAACATAAATTTAACTATAATGGATATGGATTTTATAATCCATCTCAAATTTTTACTAATGATCCTGAAATTCAATGCGTTGGATATTCGATGAATTTAGCTGCAGCACTAACAATTTTAAACATTCCAGTTCGAATTTTAGGTGGACCTGTTGCAATAGATGTTTCTAATCCTGTTCCAGATGGATATCACGCTTGAAACGAAGTTTATGTTGATGGAAGATGAAAAGCAATTAATTTAACTTGATTTGATTATAGCGAAACAACTAATTTTTCTAAAGAAACTTTCGAACTTAAAGATGATGAAGACTTATTTTTAGAAAGAAGTTCTAAACATATGGACCAATTTAAACTTGAAATTAGTTCATATGAAACTACTATAATGTTTTTTAAAAATCCTAAAGAATACGAATACAAAGATCTTCCTGAAAGTATTTAAATATTTTTAATGATATATATCGCATTTTCAAAAACCCGTTATAATCTTAATGGAGCAATACATAATTTTTGCTCCATTAAGTATTTATTATTAAAATACTAATTTTCAAAAATAAAAATTAAATTTAAACTCCTAATAAATTTTTGATTTTTCTTAATTTTATGTCATTTTTTAATCAAAAATTTCTTCATAAAAATAACGATTTTTGATTTTATAATCGGATCATTAATAAAAAACTAAGTCTTAGCATCTCCTTAGACTTAGTTTTTTTATCTTTTTTAGTTAATATTTAAAAATTTGATTTTTATACGATTTTTAGTACTTTTTTCTCCTTACACATTATCCCGTTATTCTCTTTTTAGAAACATAAAATTAACCCTCAGGAGAAATAAATATGAAGAAACTTGAAGATGTTTTAAAAAACTTAATAAATATTTTTTAAAAAATCAATTATCTCAAATAAAATCCAAACTCACTGAATATAAAACTCAAAAATTTCAAACTCTTATTAACATTTTAGAAACTAATTTTTATTTAGAAAAAGAATTAAATATTATCAATGAAATTTTAATATATGATGATTCATTAAATACTCTTGAGAAAATTGAAACAATTTTACAAAGAAATGATGAAACTTGCTTTTTATTTAATTCATTCTTTAGAAAATTAATATTAAACATCAAAGAAACATCAAAGAAACATCAAAGAAACATCAAAGAACAAATATCTTCTACAGAATTACAAATAAAACTTTTATTGCTCAAAAAGTGTAAATACTTATTTTCAAATTTAATTTTTAAGTATATAAATTCATTTAAACTATATTTAAAAACTAAGACAAAATATAAGTTGTCTTAGTTTTTAAAATCATTATTTTAGAGAGATTTAATATATATTAGATGTTTTTAAAATTATTTAGTCCTATAATTATCATAGGATATATTTATTTACATTTCGTTCGTCATTTAGTTATTCACTATTTTTTCTTAAACATTTAAAACAACAAAAATAAGTATTTTGATCTTTATTTGTGTTATTTTAAGTATCTTTTTATTATAAAAATATCAATGAAAATTATAGATATTGAAACCTTTTAATAAAATTTTAAATCTATAGCACTATAATTTTAATAGTAAAAAACAAAGGAGTACAGATGCAAACATTAAAGCAACAAATTGAACAAACTATGTTTCAAAATCCTGGAAAGATTTATATTGCTAGCGATTTTTTAGAACTAGGGGATAAAAATAATATTAAATTAATTTTACACCGGTTAAATAAAGAAGGTAAAATTGAAAGGTTAATTAATGGTCTATATGTTAAACCTTATTATAGCAATATCCTTAAAAGATATTCTTATCCAAGACCCGAAGAAGTTGCGCAAAAAATCGCCCAGAAAAATGGTTGAACTATTGCTCCTGCTAAAAATGCAACACTTAATTACACTGGTGTATCAACACAAGTTCCTGCTGTTTTTGAATATATTTCGAATGGACTTTCAAAAGAATATTATTATCGTGTTTGAAAAATTACTTTTATTCGCAGACCAAAAAAATACATCAGTTCACATTCATTGAAATTTATAATTTTAATTGAGGCAATCAGAACTCTTGGTAAAAAATACATTAACAACTCAGAAATACGAGATTTAGCTTATTATGCTCAGAACATTCGGGAAGATTTATTATTAGACACAATGAATCTTGATTTTTGAATTCGCAATGTTTTATTAAAAATTAAGGAAATTAATGACAATCGATAATTTTTTAATTTGTAATAAAAGTTGTCCAAAGTAATAAATAATCTTTACCTCATTTATACTTAAATAAATTAAAGAAAACATATTTAAAAACCAGTTATAATTTTAATGGAGAGATATTTTAACATCTCTCCATTATTAAAATTTAATTATTTTTTGACTAGTTCTAAGTGCTATTTATAAAACATATTTTTTCCTTTAAAAATATAGTATTTTTTAGTTTATTAAAAGAATTTTGTTGAATATTGTTAGAAAAATTTTCTTAATTTTTCTAACTTTTTTATTTATTAATATATCTATTTAAAAACTTCCTATATTAAAGAAGTTTTTTACTTCTTTTTATAAAATGCTTTTTGTGTAGCAACATTATATAAGCATTAGCAAGAAAAAACGCCCCTAGAAGACGTTTTTTGTTAAATGGGGTAAATGACAAGTTCGAACTGCACATTATAAGTAATTACCCACTGTGCTAATCACTTCACCACATTTGTCAGCTGCAAGATTATTATACCGTAAAAACAAAGTAAGAAATAAATTTTTAAATCTTCTTATATAAAAAGAAGATTTAATTTACTATCAACATTAACCTTAATTTTGGGTATTATGTTTTTCTTAATAGCTATTATTTAAAAAATCACTTTTTTAAGTGATTTTTTGTACTTTTTAGGGCTATTTTTATATTCCGTTATACTTCAATTGCAACAAAAATAATTAATTTAAAGGAGACAAATGACGACAAATTACAATAAAGAATATTTAAATTATCTAATTAAATGACATTATTTAGATAATGACTTTTTAGAGAAAGTTCTTTATCAAAGAAGTTTACTTCAGCCAAATCAAGTCCAAGATTATGATTATAAATTAAATAAATTACTCAAGGGAGATTTATCTGATAATAAAATTCTAAACGCATTTAGGATTTTAAATTTTAAACCCACTTATGAGAAGTTGTGCGATTTATTTAATATTATTTATTTAGATTTTGGTCAATCTAAATCTGCTCAAAAATACATGTCAACTTTTTATATTGATTCGGAAGAGAATTTAATCAAAAAAATTGATATTTCTCTTAAAGAAAAAGGAATTAAAAGTCCATATGCTTATTTAATTAAAACAGCCAAAGTTTTATTCCCAACAACTGTAAGCCCATATTTTTGTTATGACCCTGCTTTTAATGGAGATATAATCTCCATAGGACACGCAGGAGTTGCGTTTGAAATTATTAATCATATGTGAGAAAAGTATCAAAACAAAGCAGGGATTAAAAAGTCTTTAACAAACTGAGAAAGAGCAATTTCTATTTTTAATATTTCCAAAGGAACTTGAAATTTTTTAAAAGACGCTAAATTATATGGTGCTAAATTTGGTCATATTGAGCTTTTAAATATCTTATATGAAGTTGTTGAGCAAATATCAAATAAATGTCAAAAAGAAGAATATATCAAGCAAATAAGCACCATTATTAATCGGAAATATGATTGTAATATTTTGAATGAGTATCATTATTTAAATGATTTAAAAATTTATATTCTAGCTTTAAATATTATTTTCCTAGATCCAAGTGTCGAAAATGTTGAAGAAGTTTTTGATATTTGAACACACGAATTTTCAGAGAATTTTGCTCAAGAATATTTATCTAAGAATGTTATTGAATTAGGAGAACATATCAAAACCCAAGCTGATGAAGAATTGAAAGAGCTTGGCTATCAAAGCTACTATGCTAAATATTTAGATTTAATTGATAAAATGAAAGATGATCAATATTATCAATTTAGTGAAAACCCAATTCGAGTTAAAGAAATTAACGAAGAAAGGTTAAAGCATCAATTACTTAAACTTTTATTTAAACAAAAATCCCAGGAAACCCAAAAATAAGATATTTTTATGATATTACTTTGAGTTTTTATTAAATATTTAATCAATCTTCTTCAATTTAATAATTTCAAAAAATAACCGGTCACAATTTGTTACCGGTTATTTTTAATAAACAATTTATTTTGAATATTTTTTTGAAAAGTAAATTAATACTTGCTCATTCTTTTCGTCCTGGGTCATATCCGCAATCGGATAAGAATTTTCATCAATTCAATACCAAGTTTTTTTATCAATGACAGAATATATAAAGATATCATTATCTTTTAAATAGTGTGTTCCTTGAGCTTTAAGGTTTTTATCTAAAAAATTTAAAATTGTTGTGCCATTAGCAAATTCATCACTTTCTTTTGACGCCTTTTTTAGACACTGTTCAAAATAATTTTCATCTTTAAAAGCTCCATTTAATTCAAAAATAACTTCGGAATTTTTAGTAGTGTTTAAAATATCAGTAATATATTTTCCAAGATTTTCATCTTTAATGATTTTTGAATTAATAATATCTTCTAAATACTTAATTCATGTCATTTGGGTGGTGGTATAAAACTTAGCTACTTGTTTGAAGAATTTTTCGTTAATGTTTTTGTGAATATCAAAATCATATTTTTGTTTTAAAAAATCTAAGTTTTGAGCAAATTGATCAGATTGTTTTCATCAAATTTGTTTATTTAAAAATAATAAAACTTTTTTAAGTGATTTTAAGACTTTTAACGCTAATTTTTCTAAAGAAATTCATTCAAATCGCTTACCTGTAAACATATAATAATCATCTTGTGAAAATTCCCCTATTTCAAAATTAAATTTAAAAAGCGAACTTTTTATTCCATCTTGTTTTAGTTCTTCACTTAAATATTCTCATCATCTTCGACCAGCATTAATATTTAATTGATCTAAATATTC
Coding sequences:
- a CDS encoding DUF6088 family protein gives rise to the protein MQTLKQQIEQTMFQNPGKIYIASDFLELGDKNNIKLILHRLNKEGKIERLINGLYVKPYYSNILKRYSYPRPEEVAQKIAQKNGWTIAPAKNATLNYTGVSTQVPAVFEYISNGLSKEYYYRVWKITFIRRPKKYISSHSLKFIILIEAIRTLGKKYINNSEIRDLAYYAQNIREDLLLDTMNLDFWIRNVLLKIKEINDNR
- a CDS encoding transglutaminase-like domain-containing protein translates to MKRQINFAPDIYDELWTANPQHPEKVNINDVKKQNSKELYTKYENTNIQTIDEINKLNLKFNNFKNTLNFEPKKINVENKEYEFYDTSQLKHFDYEKFYKYQNFLSLKDKRGIGSLNTFNIYNNLLWERPNLFSDGLYKSIYSELIKPVHKRTKDNNYIVDRTIPLTEEEIKQGKSTFTDAKWINPIPEYKKWFNHWKEILPKIINNTWDDKTKIKAVAYYIATNSLYLSPIKHKFNYNGYGFYNPSQIFTNDPEIQCVGYSMNLAAALTILNIPVRILGGPVAIDVSNPVPDGYHAWNEVYVDGRWKAINLTWFDYSETTNFSKETFELKDDEDLFLERSSKHMDQFKLEISSYETTIMFFKNPKEYEYKDLPESI